A region of Colletotrichum higginsianum IMI 349063 chromosome 10, whole genome shotgun sequence DNA encodes the following proteins:
- a CDS encoding Cytochrome P450, translated as MIRHTIPSNIHVSSPSDLVWSLGLAIVGFLVLRTVYYLTLHPLAGYPGPLLARITTITSLWHRADGSNHSWPLLLHKRYGHVVRIGPNELSYTHPDAWHDIYAKAGGGGDMPKDFVGLGPDMAAPEKGIVRADDANHQRQRRIFSHAFSDRAVLKQESLVQGHVRNLMRKLAAGDAWDENAEQPSSSSSSRSSPSSSPSSSSPSRGHRVDLMTWLSYLAFDIMGDLMYGEPLGMLESDQSARQWVRDTYATIKTVTLGMAMMGWHPPLGPLLLRTIWGGSSRRRAQHNRFSMDRVDKRLDRRDDDEGSSSGSSDIWSMIMQNSGSGSDKQQSGVITRAEMYSNAATFMIGGTETTTAATSALTYLLLTHPSKMVTLRAELDAAVNNPQTDMTFAGLRKLPYLNACIEEAMRLYPPAPTPMPRIVPHGGRVVCGRFVPAGTRVDIPLYAIAHHPDNFVDPEDFVPERWLDDDRRPARYAGDRLDCVKVFSVGPRDCIGKNLAYPEMRLIMASLLYNFNLELADPSLDWLDQKSYGIWDKHPLWVKLAPRQAKQAL; from the exons ATGATTCGCCACACGATCCCATCCAACATTCACGTATCCAGCCCGTCGGACCTCGTCTGGAGCCTCGGCCTGGCCATCGTCGGGTTTCTCGTGCTACGGACCGTCTACTACCTGACCCTTCATCCGCTGGCAGGATACCCCGGCCCGCTGCTCGCACGCATCACCACCATTACGTCGCTGTGGCACCGCGCCGACGGGTCGAACCACAGCTGGCCGCTGCTCCTCCACAAGAGGTACGGCCACGTCGTGCGCATAGGGCCCAACGAGCTGAGCTACACCCACCCGGATGCCTGGCACGACATCtacgccaaggccggcggcggcggcgatatGCCCAAGGACTTTGTCGGCTTGGGCCCGGACATGGCGGCGCCCGAAAAGGGCATCGTacgcgccgacgacgccaaccaccagcggcagcggcgcaTATTCTCCCACGCCTTTTCTGATCGTGCCGTGCTCAAACAAGAGAGCCTCGTCCAGGGCCATGTCCGTAACTTGATGCGCAagctggccgccggcgatgcgTGGGACGAGAATGCAGagcagccttcttcttcttcttcgtctcgctcttctccttcttcttctccgtcatcttcttccccctctcgTGGCCATCGTGTCGACCTCATGACCTGGCTGAGCTACCTGGCCTTTGACATCATGGGCGACCTCATGTACGGCGAGCCGCTCGGCATGCTCGAGAGCGACCAGTCGGCGCGCCAGTGGGTCCGCGACACGTACGCCACCATCAAGACCGTCACGCTCGGCATGGCCATGATGGGATGGCACCCGCCCTTGGGGCCGTTGCTCCTCCGAACCATctggggcggcagcagcaggcgtCGTGCCCAGCACAACCGCTTCTCGATGGACCGCGTCGACAAGCGCCTGGACCgccgtgacgacgacgagggctCCTCCTCTGGCAGCAGCGACATCTGGTCGATGATCATGCAAaacagcggcagcggcagcgacaAGCAGCAGTCAGGCGTCATCACGCGCGCAGAGATGTactccaacgccgccaccttcATGATCGGCGGCACCGAGACCACCACGGCCGCCACGTCGGCCCTGACTTATCTGCTTCTCACGCACCCGTCCAAGATGGTCACACTCCGCGCCgaactcgacgccgccgtcaacaacCCGCAGACCGACATGACCTTCGCCGGCCTGCGCAAGCTGCCGTACCTCAACGCCTGCATCGAAGAGGCCATGCGTCTGTAcccgcccgcgccgacgcccaTGCCGCGCATCGTGCCCCacggcggccgcgtcgtcTGCGGCCGCTTCGTGCCGGCCGGCACGCGCGTCGATATCCCGCTGTACGCCATCGCCCACCACCCGGACAACTTTGTCGACCCCGAGGACTTCGTGCCGGAGCGGtggctggacgacgaccgCCGGCCTGCCAGGTATGCCGGGGATCGGCTAGACTGCGTCAAGGTGTTTTCGGTGGGACCGAGAGACTGTATTGGCAAGAA CCTTGCGTACCCCGAGATGAGGCTCATCATGGCCAGCCTGTTGTATAACTTTAACCTTGAATTGGCTGATCCCAGCTTGGACTGGCTGGACCAGAAGAGTTACGGGATCTGGGACAAGCACCCGCTTTGGGTTAAGTTGGCACCTCGTCAGGCGAAACAGGCCCTTTGA
- a CDS encoding Aromatic prenyltransferase, with protein MEIYRLSAVHDASGGIDTKRNIYNDAVDSSPSSSKGSPLYSSWLPLIHNSLSSLLRWTGTYPADVQESHLAFVRDVVVPRLKPPAAADRLHYIGTHSHGIYEASLAFGSHKPARVRFTVQPLVDPSPQRGDPLGQKALRETLDSLASACGADRAWLDAFVDSVFLTAEEEASLVGKAAAAAAGGGGPGAAGGPLRQNGFVAFDLEANMDESGKAATVMKTYLFPQLKAIATGRKTVDTTDSLVRRLAQGDKQMLASWELLKTFLVNDGGEKMNIDFLAIDCLAPSKEPRFKVYVSSHFKSLAGVREAFTLGGLLPRSSADFLPQVWPQLMDMEDVPPAAMEDMEKPLSNPDSHYKGVGFAFSVVPGQAVPQIKMYVPMWQFAHDEAKIVECYQRVLQTQGTMGDYDIGAALEGAL; from the coding sequence ATGGAAATCTACCGCCTATCCGCTGTCCATGACGCCAGTGGCGGCATCGACACCAAGCGGAACATCTACAACGACGCAGTCGactcttccccctcttcctccaaAGGAAGCCCTCTCTACTCTTCATGGCTGCCCCTCATCCACAACagcctctcctctctcctgCGCTGGACGGGGACCTACCCGGCCGACGTGCAGGAGTCCCACCTCGCTTTTGTTCGTGACGTCGTGGTCCCCCGCCTGAAGCCGCCTGCCGCGGCCGACAGGCTGCACTACATCGGGACACACAGCCACGGCATATACGAAGCAAGCCTCGCCTTTGGCTCTCACAAACCGGCCAGGGTGCGGTTCACAGTGCAGCCGCTGGTGGATCCCAGCCCTCAGCGCGGTGACCCCTTGGGCCAGAAGGCGTTGCGCGAGACACTGGACAGTCTGGCGTCTGCATGCGGTGCGGACCGCGCGTGGCTGGATGCCTTTGTCGATTCCGTCTTCCTCACTGCCGAAGAGGAGGCGAGCTTGGTcggcaaggcggcggcggcggcggccggcggtggtggtcccggtgctgccggtgggCCGCTGCGGCAGAACGGCTTTGTCGCGTTTGATCTAGAGGCCAACATGGATGAGAGCGGGAAAGCGGCCACCGTCATGAAGACTTACCTGTTCCCGCAACTCAAGGCCATCGCGACGGGCCGGAAGACAGTGGACACGACGGATTCCCTCGTGAGGCGGCTTGCCCAGGGCGACAAGCAGATGCTGGCCTCCTGGGAACTGCTCAAAACGTTCCTCGTCAACGACGGCGGGGAAAAGATGAACATTgacttcctcgccatcgACTGCCTGGCGCCCAGCAAGGAGCCTCGCTTCAAGGTATACGTCTCCTCCCACTTCAAGTCGCTCGCCGGGGTCCGTGAAGCCTTCACCCtgggcggccttcttccccGTTCCTCGGCCGACTTTCTGCCACAAGTCTGGCCGCAGCTCATGGACATGGAAGACGTTCCCCCGGCCGCGATGGAGGACATGGAAAAGCCGCTCAGCAATCCCGACAGCCATTACAAAGGCGTCGGCTTCGCCTTCTCGGTGGTGCCGGGCCAGGCGGTTCCGCAAATCAAGATGTACGTGCCCATGTGGCAGTTCGCGcacgacgaggccaagatcgTCGAGTGCTACCAGCGCGTGCTCCAGACGCAGGGTACGATGGGAGACTACGACATTGGAGCTGCTCTCGAGGGCGCCTTGTGA
- a CDS encoding cytochrome b5-like Heme/Steroid binding domain-containing protein: MSAFQSPPTPSPSPTPTLSTLSSSWKKPQQDVVKYTTPSSSLPPSPSLPPSPPPPTSPSSSSIFYNVPQTPTGGLVTPPEIPVVKSHDVTGKTSTSVIDCPISKASFLLAQVSLATGLFGGLPTTEVRFRGPGSLGAAASRTRTLRFGTGLDGCFTSTGGFLGRMRETHNEKHVTTVSRGNASARPGQQRLPPSLEAWEVVHENLPRLLRAGRVRQAVDALDEWRASEAGEGGGRDRWDDLEQRHLARAALVLSALAHAYMFGEDRGKHKGKGDNGGRPSQPSLPVHLLGPWERVCKKLGRPLTGRVPADDVLNNAVGDDSFSLTSAYFGLPEERLSSGLQGRMEAIFAPALSAMALAQSGVLADQPGLVARCLESVAARIVECADVFEAMTPRDTAHFDPVVWIKSYPAMGRPVTSGELGNSGVDAPLFHALDAFINRQHVEGDLKRMQGDRRATLPANIRAFLDALDDEAASVRKYVAAADVAVRAQRRRRQHYYHHQYLPSGEEVEEKEEEKEEEEEEEEEEQSQYRHLSAAWDGLLQTYVWFLERHRVKAVGVTGVSLNTGRHSTSSGVESGDQDKAAVAAAAAAAAAGPPKMRPETMLSMQMKKGMASRLGGRPLWQDARVQSQTVYEGSVVVAVRLDANLPLKPGDRVQVWPPARKRKKANNSSWHHHHHRHSRCPQGSSSPEYHDDDDDASSSNESDYDDDADVEPRFYSIARAIPDVADDRMTDLGAGGGEGGGRGQGMTITLTVGQHSPEGLVSSFLSTAAPGTHLRLRPWPSPRFRQPRNLAVPLVLVGQGSGVGPFVGFLHDRVAWAQRRLRHRDDAQQDDMVEKEDEDEELGEVLLVVAAKTRRHVPCPLDSLEQLTRALPLTIILALSEEEHHLMIRSGTWTQLPTGDRHITRHLLEHRDFVQRLVKEKGGHVFVCGSSDFGATAMSSLGLGQPQQQHQEQEPQQQQAQYPHGVSYSYNDNHTHMPSAPPHWNQLHQDLFVTVKRPSSTSPTSPRFSSSSSSYSYSSSSSSSSSSSHVYASPSSPSLDPRNTIITPSSLAAHNSINSCWTAIGGTVYDMTSFLAMHPGGPKTILESAGTIADARFAETHGGPHAQEIKGYLQRYAIGRLSTSATGPVTQTTSAKLTSVLVRMQNALTNNSAFDASRGPLPLYVYEDALLVFADSLDGVVGILSDAAVGKQSSEQRAAVLKTQALLRKAFTLLKTGCKGCLFAAGSESSSSTLLEESEALVQRLYREPIKKVHAAVDACKRGLSEIETETEADSDDKICDAQNDENDDALKRVLEKFCTNLASIAEDLLY, encoded by the exons ATGTCTGCCTTTCAAAGCCCTCCAAcaccgtctccgtctccgacTCCCACGCTATCCACCCTTTCCTCCTCGTGGAAGAAGCCGCAGCAAGATGTGGTCAAGTACAcgacaccatcatcatcacttccaccatcaccatcactaccaccatcgccaccaccaccaacctcaccatcatcatcatcaatcTTCTACAATGTGCCCCAGACACCAACCGGAGGCCTCGTCACGCCACCCGAGATCCCGGTGGTGAAGAGCCACGACGTCACAGGCAAAACATCCACATCGGTAATCGACTGCCCCATCTCCAAAGCCAGCTTCCTGCTCGCCCAGGTCTCCTTGGCAACCGGCCTTTTCGGGGGCTTACCAACTACCGAGGTCAGGTTTCGGGGCCCGGGTTCACTCGGAGCGGCAGCATCGCGAACACGAACTCTCCGCTTCGGCACGGGCCTCGATGGATGCTTTACCAGCACCGGGGGCTTCCTGGGACGAATGCGTGAAACGCATAACGAAAAGCACGTCACCACCGTCAGTCGCGGCAACGCCTCGGCACGCCCGGGCCAACAACGCCTGCCACCATCCCTGGAGGCATGGGAGGTGGTTCATGAGAATTTGCCACGGTTGCTCCGAGCGGGACGGGTGCGCCAagccgtcgacgccctggaCGAGTGGCGCGCGTCAgaggcgggggagggaggtgggAGAGACAGATGGGACGACCTGGAACAGCGTCATCTCGCCCGAGCGGCGCTGGTGCTGAGCGCGCTGGCCCACGCCTACATGTTTGGTGAGGACCGAGGCAAACACAAGGGCAAAGGGGACAACGGCGGACGGCCTTCCCAGCCGTCATTGCCGGTCCACCTCCTCGGCCCGTGGGAGAGGGTTTGCAAGAAGTTGGGGAGACCCCTGACAGGACGG GTGCCCGCCGATGACGTTCTCAACAACGCCGTGGGCGATGATTCGTTCAGCCTGACCAGCGCCTACTTTGGCCTCCCCGAGGAGCGGCTGTCCTCGGGGCTCCAGGGCCGGATGGAGGCCATCTTTGCGCCCGCgctctcggccatggcgctCGCGCAGAGCGGCGTGCTGGCCGACCAGCCCGGCCTGGTGGCGCGCTGCCTGGAGAGCGTGGCGGCGCGCATCGTCGAGTGCGCCGACGTGTTCGAGGCCATGACGCCGCGCGACACGGCGCACTTTGACCCCGTCGTCTGGATCAAGTCGTATCCCGCCATGGGCCGGCCCGTGACCTCGGGCGAGCTGGGGAAcagcggcgtcgacgcgccGCTGTTCCACGCGCTGGACGCCTTCATCAACCGCCAGCacgtcgagggcgacttGAAGCGGATGCAGGGCGACCGGCGGGCCACGCTGCCGGCCAACATCCGCGCCTTCTTGGACGCCCTTGATGACGAGGCCGCAAGCGTCAGAAAGTacgtcgctgctgctgatgttgCTGTGCGTgctcagcggcggcggcggcagcactATTACCATCATCAGTATTTGCCCTctggagaagaagtagaagagaaagaagaagagaaagaagaagaagaagaagaagaagaagaagagcagtCTCAGTACCGGCAtctctcggcggcgtgggaCGGGCTATTGCAAACGTACGTCTGGTTCCTCGAGCGCCACcgcgtcaaggccgtcggcgtcacAGGCGTCAGCCTGAACACGGGGCGACACTCGACGAGCAGCGGCGTCGAGAGCGGTGACCAGGATAAAGCCgcggtggcagcagcggcggcggcagcggcagcaggtCCGCCAAAGATGCGCCCCGAGACCATGCTCAGCATGCAGATGAAGAAGGGCATGGCGTCGCGGCTGGGCGGACGTCCGCTGTGGCAGGACGCGCGTGTGCAGTCGCAGACCGTGTACGAGGGCAGCGTGGTCGTAGCCGTGAGGCTGGATGCCAACCTGCCGCTCAAGCCGGGCGATCGAGTCCAAGTCTGGCCGCCAGcaagaaagaggaagaaggccaacAACTCATCATggcatcatcaccatcatcgtcacTCTCGCTGCCCGCAAGGCTCCTCCTCACCGGAATAtcatgatgacgatgatgacgcgTCGTCTTCAAACGAGAGTGACtacgatgatgatgctgatgtcgAGCCGAGATTCTACTCCATCGCCCGAGCCATACCTGATGTGGCTGATGATCGGATGACAGACTTGGGcgcaggaggaggggaaggaggaggacgaggacaaggtATGACCATCACTCTCACAGTCGGTCAACACTCGCCTGAGGGACTTGTCTCCTCTTTTCTCAGCACCGCCGCTCCGGGAACACACCTGCGCCTTCGTCCCTGGCCTTCTCCGCGTTTCCGCCAGCCACGCAACCTGGCCGTGCCGCTGGTGTTGGTCGGTCAGggcagcggcgtcggccCCTTTGTCGGCTTCCTTCACGACCGGGTCGCATGGGCACAGCGGCGGCTGCGCCATCGCGATGATGCCCAGCAGGACGACatggtcgagaaggaggacgaagacgaggagctgggcgaggtGCTCCTCGTGGTCGCCGCCAAAACACGTCGCCATGTCCCCTGTCCGCTCGACAGCCTTGAGCAACTGACCAGGGCCCTGCCGTTGACCATCATCTTGGCCCTTAGCGAAGAGGAACATCACCTCATGATCCGCAGCGGCACCTGGACTCAGCTCCCCACGGGGGACCGGCACATAACGCGGCATCTGCTGGAGCATCGGGACTTCGTCCAGAGGCTTGTCAAGGAAAAGGGCGGCCACGTCTTTGTCTGCGGCAGCTCCGACTTTGGGGCTACGGCGATGAGCAGTCTTGGACTGGGCCAaccgcagcagcaacaccaagAACAAGAGCCACAACAGCAACAGGCACAATATCCACATGGCGTGTCCTACTCCTACAACGACAACCACACACATATGCCCTCAGCTCCCCCGCATTGGAACCAACTGCACCAAGATCTCTTCGTCACGGTGAAAAGACCGTCTTCCACCTCACCGACTTCTCCTcgtttctcctcctcctcctcctcttattcttactcttcttcatcttcttcttcttcttcttcttcccatGTCTATGCCTCCCCCTCTTCACCCTCACTTGACCCCAGAAACACCATCATCACTCCCTCCAGCCTTGCAGCCCACAACTCCATCAACTCGTGCTGGACCGCCATTGGCGGGACCGTCTACGACATGACGTCCTTTCTGGCCATGCACCCGGGCGGACCCAAAACCATCCTTGAGTCAGCAggcaccatcgccgacgcGCGCTTTGCCGAAACGCACGGCGGGCCGCACGCCCAGGAGATCAAGGGATATCTCCAGAGATATGCCATTGGGCGTCTGTCCACATCTGCCACTGGCCCGGTCACGCAGACGACCAGCGCAAAGCTCACCAGTGTCCTGGTGAGGATGCAGAACGCTCTCACCAACAACAGCGCCTTTGACGCGAGCCGTgggccgctgccgctgtaCGTGTACGAGGATGCCCTGCTCGTGTTCGCCGATAGCCTAGATGGTGTGGTGGGCATTCTGTCAGACGCTGCCGTCGGCAAGCAGTCCTCGGAGCAGAGAGCGGCCGTTCTCAAGACGCAGGCGCTGTTGAGAAAGGCTTTCACGCTTCTGAAGACCGGCTGCAAGGGTTGCCTGTTCGCTGCCGGCTCAGAGAGCTCCTCTTCGACGCTGCTTGAAGAGAGCGAAGCTTTGGTCCAGAGGCTGTACAGGGAGCCTATCAAGAAGGTGCACGCGGCTGTTGATGCTTGTAAGAGAGGGTTAAGTGAGATTGAGAccgagacggaggcggaCAGCGATGACAAGATCTGTGATGCCCAGAACGACGAAAACGACGATGCACTAAAGCGTGTTTTGGAAAAGTTTTGCACCAATCTAGCAAGCATTGCTGAGGATTTACTGTACTAA